The sequence CAGGTGGTCTTCCTGCAGGCCGGAGGTGACGAAGTTATCCACAACGGCCGGCTGGGCCAGTTGGCGGTTCTCCCCGGCCAGGGCCGCCGCCACGTACTGGACGATCATCATCCCCGAGTTGACTCCCGGCTGGCTCACCAGGAAGGCCGGGAGCCCGCTGACCAGCGGGTTCACCAGGCGGTCCAGGCGTCGTTCGGCGATCCCGCCGATTTCCGCCACGGCGATCGCCAGCAGGTCCGCCGCCATGGCCACGGACTCACCATGGGGGTTGGCCTGGGACACCACCCGGTAATCGTCCGGCGTGCCCAGTACCAGCGGGTTGTCGTTGGCCGCGGCCAGCTCCGCATCCACCTGGCGGGCGGCGTGGGCCAACTGGTCGCGGCAGGCGCCGTGGACCTGGGGAATGGAACGGATGGAGAGAGCATCCTGGGTGCGGATGCCGCGGCTGGCGGCCACCACCTCGCTGCCGGCCAGCAGCGCCAGCAGGTTGGCGCCCACCCGTTGCACGCCCGGGTGCGGCTTGAGGGCGATGATCGCCGGGTCGAAGGCGGCGATCTGTCCGCGCAGGGCCTCGAAGCTCATGGCGCCGATCACGTCGGCCCAGTGCAGCAGGCGCTCGGCGTCATCCAGCGCCAGGCAGGTCAGGCCGGTCATGCAGGGCAGGCCGTTGACCAGGCAGAGCCCGTCCTTGGCGCCCAGGCGCAGGGGCGCCAGGCCTTCACCGGCCAGGGCCTCCGCGGCGGGCACCACGCGGCCGCGCCATTCCACCTCGCCGACGCCCAGCAGGGCGATACCGACATGGGCCATATGGGTCAGGTAGCCCACCGACCCCTGGGACGGCACGCGCGGGGTGATGCCGCGCTCCAGCAGCGCCAGCAGCGCTTCCACCACCTTGCGCTGCAGGCCGGAGCGGCCGTGGCTGTAGTTGGCGATGGCGCAGCAGATGATGGCGCGGGTCTGCTCGATGGACAGCACCGGGCCGACGCCGCAGGCATGGCTGAGCAGGGTATTGCGCGACAGCATGGCGAACTGCTCGCCGCTGAGCACCACCTCGCTCAGGGCACCGAGGCCGGTGCTGATGCCGTAGGCGCGCTCGCCCCGCTCGACGATGCGATCGACGATCGCGCGGGCGTTCTCGATGCGCGCCCAGGCCGCCTGGGTCAGCTCCAGAGGGGCGCCGTGGCGGGCCACGGCCACCACCTGGCGCCAGGTCAGCGGCGAATCGCCCAGCAGGACTTTCTCGGGTAACGACATCTCGGCTGTTCCTTACAGGTTGGCCACGCGGCGCTGGACGAAGCGGTCGACGTAATCGTCCGCCGGCTGGTGGAGGATTTCCCTGGGCGTGCCGACCTGGATCAGCCGGCCGTCCTTGAGAATGGCGATGCGATTGCCGATGCGCACCGCCTCGTCCAGGTCGTGGGTGATGAAGACGATGGTCTTCTGCAGGGTCTTCTGCAGCTCCAGCAGTTGCTCCTGCATGTCGGCGCGGATCAGCGGGTCGAGGGCGCTGAAGGCTTCGTCCATGAGGATGA is a genomic window of Pseudomonas resinovorans NBRC 106553 containing:
- the hutH gene encoding histidine ammonia-lyase, giving the protein MSLPEKVLLGDSPLTWRQVVAVARHGAPLELTQAAWARIENARAIVDRIVERGERAYGISTGLGALSEVVLSGEQFAMLSRNTLLSHACGVGPVLSIEQTRAIICCAIANYSHGRSGLQRKVVEALLALLERGITPRVPSQGSVGYLTHMAHVGIALLGVGEVEWRGRVVPAAEALAGEGLAPLRLGAKDGLCLVNGLPCMTGLTCLALDDAERLLHWADVIGAMSFEALRGQIAAFDPAIIALKPHPGVQRVGANLLALLAGSEVVAASRGIRTQDALSIRSIPQVHGACRDQLAHAARQVDAELAAANDNPLVLGTPDDYRVVSQANPHGESVAMAADLLAIAVAEIGGIAERRLDRLVNPLVSGLPAFLVSQPGVNSGMMIVQYVAAALAGENRQLAQPAVVDNFVTSGLQEDHLSLGTSAALKLGRALENCQRILAIEYLLAAQAFEFHRPSAFGSGTGAAWETLRERVPAYDQDRWLAPDIDAATELLRDRAVLEGIAARIGGLQ